A region of the Pygocentrus nattereri isolate fPygNat1 chromosome 27, fPygNat1.pri, whole genome shotgun sequence genome:
ttgagcagtatatatatattaacattcGGTGTTGAACAGCATAAGAGCTAAATGGTGGCCTGTTAGCTTTGCATTCTTCCCATAGATCAGAGATCTTTTGTCATTGCATTCCACTGAGAGGTATATAAACTATTAGCAACACTTTAAAATCAATTATGTAATTAAGAGGCAACCATTCTGAGGTTCTTAAAGggaaattatatttatacacacacatttaatcaGTCCtattttcactgaaaaacacTCGCATTTCTTCCACCTAACTTACCCTGAAATCAACACCATCGTGTTAAAAATTTGTTACGTTTTATTATACCAGGTCGATTGAACTCCAGACATGCGGCTGTAACCTCATAGTAAAAGAACTACAATCCCCAGCTTTCGTAAGAGCCACGTCCGGTTTGTGACGTATACACAGAGAAGATGGCGGCGCCCAAAAAGAAACATGCGAGAGGTGCTTGTGTGATTCTAGGGGGATTTACAGGTAATTTAACTTTAAATACACAACTATTGTTAACTCTaagttaaacaaacacatgaaaGAGTTTAATATGCGTTTGATATATCTGGGGGTTCATACACGGCGTACACACTGAGAAAGCGAGGAAGCGTAGCACCGCTGCGTGTAGAGGAGTCCAGAGTCACACTGAAGTAGGTTAAAAGTGTTGCTACAGTGCAGTAATGATACAAGAAGCAAACGTAGCCTGGTGAAAACAGCTTAAACTGTAATAAAGCCTTAGGTCCAGATTAGCTACTCGAGTGCTGAAATGCTGTTGAACTGTGGCGAAGCTTAGTATCGCCATCAGCGTTGGAGCTTAAAGAGGAACTGCTCCGATCGATGCTgtgctcatttaaaatgtagtgAAAGTCGGAGCGGTTTGAGGCGGAGtgcttcactgtagagaaactttcggattcctttacagtggtgatgataagaaccagggATCGCaactctccaaaaccaccagtgaacctaattACGCGTTAATATTGATCAAGTCAGGTCAAGTCAGcaagcttttattgtcattccatctatgtacaagcacagtggagtgaaatcaCGTTACTATTGCAAGAACAAGGTGCAAAAAAGTACAAGTGCAAACGTGCAGTGTgtgcaaaaaaatgtaactaGAGACAGTGCAATAAATACGCTGATTAAAACATACATTAGACACaataaacagacagaacagTGCAGCgcaaagattatttaacatgctgtgatctatGAGTATACGCAGTCACTGGGTTGTTTATGATTGTAAAATGGTAGTAAGCTTGTAAGAAATATCTTTTATCTAGGGACTGTTCTACCTCACAATGCCccgcatgtacctctccaccacgaataaataaaaaaattgtattACCAAAAGATTATATAATAGTTCTAAAACCATATTATGAAAAGGCCtgacagtgtattcataaccatttcatgtaatagctatCCATGTGCGAGCTTCAACGAGTGTCAACCATCCTGTCAGAAAGATTGTTATTGTGTACGCTTTGAAAGCCATTTAGTTTGTTCGTgtgtttaagttaagtgatacttttttgatcccccaaccggggaaattccacctctgcatttaacccatccatgaagtgaaacaccacatacaatctagtgaacacacacacagtagggggcagtgagcacacttgcccggagcggtgggcagccctatccacggcccccggggagcagttgggggttaggtgtcttactcaaggacacctcagtcatggactgtcagccctggggatcgaagcggcaaccttccggtcacagggccagctccctaacctccagcccatgactgccccacgaCTGTTTGCTAGTAAAATCACCATATGTTATTAcaactaataactaataaatgTTAACGAACATAGAAATTACAAATGGTAAAAAATATTTTCCGAAAAGTAGTTGTTGTGAGCTTGTTTGAAGACTAAAGTTTGATTTCAGATTTCTCCTTGACCTCTTCAGCCATCACACAGATTGGATCAATTATATCAGGagcacacttgatttaacatattgtattaatgcatttgtatttattgtaatgttcatgtttttctgagcaaataaacacttactgtCCAGATAAATAACGTTTTAATTCTAGTGATTAGAAAGTGAAAccaatttgtgtgtgtgtgtgtgtgtgttttgtactCCTGTGttaaatttcatgttttatgtgcTTCAGTTTTGTCTCTGAAGTTCCAGCCTAACAGTGTAGCTCAGCATCAGCTCTGTGTGAAAGAGCACCGGGTACGTGCGGAGAAAAATGTGAAGAGACCGCTGGACAGAACGCTTTTCGTCCTCAACATTCCTCCGTACTGCTCAGAGGTAAAGCATATGGAGATGTGTGTTTTGCTCAAGaagtttttttctatttgttttgctgtaaaaacaataagattttttaaaaacaaaacaggactgTCATTCAAATGATACCAATTATGAAAAAGCTAATAAAtgacaaattaaaaatgaaaatgaatgtttaaaatgtgcacTTGTGTAAACGTGTAATgcatttgtgttttagagtgtgGTGAAGGAGCTCTTTTCCCAGTTTGGTTCAGTTCAGTCTGTAGAGCTGAGCGAAAAACCTGGATCAACAGAGCCTGAAACTAACAGTCTGTCCAAGTACTTCAGACCTGCACACAAACAGGTAACTCTGCACACTTGGGATTTCTCAGTAAAGCTAGATAACTTAAACATATGTAGAGCCTGTTTCACTCATTTCTCCCTTTTGTGCTTgcattattgtttgttttgattcagTAGGGTAGAATGTAGCAGAATGAGTGTGTTGGACTGAGAACTTTCAATTACATATGTTTAATACAGTAATGAAGACCGCATTCAGACTGTTCTCATGTGTCTAATAAGTGTTTTTAAgctgtgttttattatatttctatcctgtttttttctcctttgaaCTTTGAAAGACGTTTAATCCAATTTTAGTATCATACTAAccttgttttatattttactctGTGTTTCCTGGGACTTTACAAAAGCAGAAGAGACAAGGGACATTCTTATTTTTAACCATGTTGAGTTGAAATTGTCCAGTTTACTAGAAATCacactttttaaatttaattcacACCTGGTCCTGATGCACAACATCTTAATGTATTAAAGTGGCTACTTTCTGACTGCAGGACTGCTGTTGTCCAGGTATAATTTAATTAGTtcaccattctcagcactgcactactAAGGTGTCCATGCATATTTtgatatattgaaaaaaaatgatagaaatagctaatattaaataaaatgtaaaattttacaTGTTTGACGTCTCATTAGAGATggatacatgttttgttgataagAAGAAATAACGTGAATATAgaatataatgtaaaattaaaacaaaacaacagctgCTCAACCTTAAGGGTTTCTCTATACTTCTCAGATGTTGCTAGGTAGGGAGTTTTAGGCAGTTTTATTGTCTTGTTGAGCTGATAGAAAccttatttacataattttgtGTGATGTTTCCATTATTTACTTGAACTAAATTCAACAGCTGGGTGGAAACCTCTGTTACTGAAATGGTAGTGAAATAGAAgtgacatggtagtgtgtggCTTTGGTAAGCGTCTGTCAGAGGTTTTACATGTCAGTCTCAATCCTGGCTTGAGAAcagttcaccaaccaaaaatacccagtcAGGAGCAGCTCTTTGGTCAGAAACTAATCACTGATAATGGGCTAGaagatggctaacacaaactgtataTCAATAGATGAGCATATGCTGTTAATCTGTACAGAGTTAATATTGATTGTTGAAATGAACTGATCTGTCTGTTTAAGTAAAATGGGATAAATTGTCAAACACTGTattgtatagtgttttaaggtGGGCTACATCGTGTTTAAAAACGCCTCCAGCGTAGCAGCAGCTAAAGCTCATCCTCCTGACTCGCCACTCATTGTCTCCACCAAAGAAAAACCTGTACAGACAGGCCTGCAGAGTGAGTGATACTGCATTAAACACACATCACTGATCTACACAACCTGATCAGCtccattatacacacacaactgcaCTGGCTTTACAAGTCTATAAGCTCTCCACAGAGTCTAATTCAGTTTACTAATGCTGCGCTCATTACAAATAGAAGCTTGAAATTTTCTGTAACAAATCTGACAATTAACTTTAATGTAGTGCCAAAAAATGTCAGACATGCagtttaataaaacttttattattttttatttatcagcATCATAGACATAGCCTATGGTAAACAAATAGAAATTCAAAAGtttgtttaaactgtttaaaacagtAGTAATAAAACTGTTATTACTTGTTCTGTGGGAGCAGCCATGTTAAAATTAGCAACTCAGAGAAGTCCGAAATTTTTTGATTAAAATCTCAGAGGGAATTACAAGGTTGAGGGATGTTCCCACTTGATCATGAAGGTAGCATAACCTCAAGCACAGTGAGGGCCACAAGTCTGCAGGGTTTAGAGTTTTACCTGATTTAAAACACCTGATTCTGCTCAACTAATTCCCAAACCCTTCTTTGTAGAGTGGATCCATGAATACAAACAATTGTTTGTTAAGCCAGAGACTCTACAGGAGGCTGTGGATGAATTTATGACCAAGTAcgacaaaaagaaagaggaggtaGGGTTATGCCGTAAACTTTGTTTGTGGTAAAAGACCTTTTGACATTCATGTATTTGCATTGCACACTTATTGCAatgataaattattttaaataatgtgcacttgtacagcactgtgcaaacattGTGTAAAGGATTAATTTATCCTCTGCTCTGTCACATATGGTAGCATCTTCAAAAGTAACCCTAACTGAGCTTTTGACCTGAATGTGAAAGTGCGTATAAAGTTTCAGCTCCTGGATGAGAGGGTAAAattctctgttctctttttactttttcaaaatggaAATTACTGTTCTACTGTTTTTTTGCATCgtgaacagtaaaaaaaaaaaaaacatgcattatcaGGTGTGTACCATTTTGATTAGCTTCTGAATATTTTGCATCTTCAAGTAgtgtacttttttttccctctccacaTGTTCAGTGTGTAACAGCCTATAGACTTGGGAGTATTAAGACCATAATAAACTGAACGTGATGCAAATGTGAATATTACGttcccaatgtgttaaatttggcaaataaacagtaatactgcattaaaatatgcagcagTGTGGTTGCTCTGGATGTTGGGTTCTGAACTtagaagatcaacaaaacatgttattttacCAGGGGTGTACAAACTTGCAAATAACTGTAGTTTGAGATGAGTGTGCAGGCTTCCACTATTTGGCTTCATTAGCTACAACTACATTTGtggtgaaatattaaatatttgaaaattgtTTTTTCACCAACTTATCACTTCAGTTACCTTCTTCTCCAAAAGACTGCATCAACTTTTTGGTAACATGCGTTATTCCTGCAGTGTCATAAATGCATCTAGAGCCCAGTCCCAAATGGTGCACTAGGTCTTGCAGTCCTCCTCAACATCTACACTTTGGTGATGTCAACAATGTGCAGACCTACAGGGCAAAAGACCTCAAGGGTGCTTGGTTGGAATGTGTGCATTTGGGACAAACTCATGCAATGTACAGGCTTTGTATGTGCTGCACCCAGCATATCAGTCatcctcatttttttttaaatgaactaattccatatctacaaccccaattccaatgaagttgggacattatgtaaaacaaataaaaacagaatatttatttattttaataagaaagaatttgtaaatccttttcaacctatattcaattgaatacactacatagacgagatatttaatgttcaaacggataaactattttttttttgcaaatattcactcattttgaatttgatgtctgcaacatgttccaaagaagttgggacaggggcaacaaaagactgggaacacctgtttggaacattccacaggtgagcaggttaattggaaacaggtgagtgtcatgattgggtataaagggagcatccctgaaaggctcagtcgttcacaagcgaggacggggcgaggttcaccactttgtgaagtgcgtgagcaaatagtccaacagtttaagaacaacgtttctcaacatgcaattgcaaggaatttagggatttcatcatctacagtccataatatcatcaaaagattcagagaatctggagaaatctctgcaagtaagcggcaaggcaggaaaccaacactgaatgcccgtgaccttcgatccgtcaggcggcactgcattacaACCcatcatcattctgtaacggatattcccacacgGGCTCAGGAacgcttcagaaaaccactgtcacagtgaacacagttcgtctctccatctacaagtgcaagttaaaactctgccatgcaaagcaaagccagatatcaacaccacccagaaacgccgcggcttctctgggccgagctcatctgagatggactgacgcagagtggaaaagtgtcctgtggtctgacgcgtccacatttcaaattgtttttggaaatcatggacgttgtgtcctccgggccaaagaggaaaaggactgtccagattgtttttggcgcaaagttcaaaagccagcatctctgatggtgtgggggtgtgttagtgcccatggcatgggtaacttgcaggCACCAttagtgcaaaatatgacaacggagaccccggactgttgagcaactgaagttgcacatcaagcaagaatgggaaagaattccacctacaaagcttcaacaatcagtgtcctcagttcccaaacgcttattgagtgttgttaaaaggaaaggtgatgtgacatagtggtaaacacgcccctgtcccaacttctttggaacgtgctgcaggcatcaaattcaaaatgagtgaatatttgctaaaaacaataatgtttatccatttgaacattaaatttgtcattgtagtgtattcagttgaatataggttgaataggatttgcaaatcatcgtattctgtttttatttatgttttacacaacatcccaacttcattggaattggggttgtaccatGGCACAATACAATTCAATCttaagtttaattaaagttcaaTTTAATAAACTACTGCATTTTAAACTCGCATCTGAACGTGTCCACCATGTTGGTCAGACAGCTGTAAAGAAACCCTTCATCTCTGATTGGACATCGCTTGTTGTCTTTTGTGTAATAAGCTGCGGCCGAGTCCACATTGTTACGTCCATCATCTAAGTGCACATTGAGGGTGCTAGTGAGCCCCCTTTGAATGGCGATTTGAGAAATGGGTCTTTATGGCTTTGCAGTCCTTGCATGTACACTTCACTATGGACTGTACGATTGCAAGTGCACCATTCAGGACTGAGCTTCAGTCAGTGTGGTCATTATGACAAACTACAGTATGCTACAGGAGGTGTAGGTGGAGATATGGCTTCTTGAtgctataaaagaaaaaaaaattctggctGTACAGATGGAACTTTGAATGATAACAGCATCAAAGATTAGATGAGTGGATTAATCAAACAAGGATAAGTGATTAAAGAAATAATTGTAATAAACTATAAACCCATCACTGTGGCCCTCAGGAGGCGGAGCGTCTGCAAAAAGAGGCGGAGCAACAGCAGGAGGACAAGGAGGGTTGGGTTAAAGTGACCAAAGGCAGCAAAGGGATTAAAGCCCGCCCACATAGTGAAGTAGCAAATAAGAGGGCTCTTCAGAAGGAagacaagaagaagaaaagaaaagagcttCTGAACTTCTACGCATGGCAGCGgcgagacacacagagagaacgtGAGTTTTACTAATGTGGAGTCCGTTTTAGACTTTTCCATTAATTGACAATTGTCTGGTCCATTCCTTACACAAGCCTTACAGGACGTTGGTAAAAATTTTCTTCAACCTGTGAGAAACTGTTACTTAGTTTTTacctattttcatttttaccatgagtgagcaatgtttgtttatttgagctcaagctGTGTCTGTTGGGAATATTGGCAGATAGTAAATTTTCCAGTTTAGCCACTTGTACTTACATACTTTGGAAAAAGAACATTGTTAACTGCAGTTGTTCATATGGCAATTTATCAACTAAAATGTCATAAACCTGACATGCCTATTAAACAAAGTTCACTGGCGTGTTTTAATATTGCTAAAACCCTTTTTGCCTCTCTGTGGCTGTCACCAAATTGtctgatttattttaatgagcAAGTAAAATGGGGAAGATGCTGTTACCTAATCCCCAATGACAATGAGATAGAAAGCCTCAAAATAGtgttaaaaaatgcaaattttacTACTCGTGACTATTATCAAATGAAAActagtttaaacaaaaaaaaggaaggcATACATTTTCAGCAGGTTTGTAATTAAGTTAGATGTTTGGTATTTGTCTTAATAGTGTGCTAGCTCTTTTACTAATGCAGAATTATGGTGCTGAAGTTGTTCTCATTTCCTTCTCCAAATGCTACTCTTCCAATCGCATGTGTATAAAACATTGAAAGAAACTCCtgtccttttttctctcacagATATTGCACAGCTGAGGAAGAAATTTGAGGAGGACAAACAACGCATTGCTCTGCTCAGATCGCAGAGGAAATTCAGACCCTATTGAACAGCATTACCTACAAACATCCTGTCAAACCCAAACGTCACGTGCTATCCACAGCACTCCAAAGCCCTGCCGAACTTAGTTCAACATTACAGAGAGTAAATACCTTGCAGAACTGCAGTCTGACATGCCtcatgtgctgtttttgttttgaataaatcaCAGAATATCTTTGGTCATCACTGTGTTATGGGTTATCCAGGTAATATGTGGGTTTGGCATGGGTTCTCATGTGATGGAATTATGATGATGCTTACCCACTGAATGTTGAATGAACCACGTTTATGTTTGATTCTAAActaaaggctaatgtagcaacACATACATTTGTACCCTACCACTTGGGACTATGCTAACTTGCCTCACACCatgtcaagttgttaagtaatctcaaacagacttgtttTCATGGTGGATaatattagccttgtagctctagtgcGTGACTTAagataccaaacatgtcctTGCTGATGGACTACATTTGAAGCTAGTTCAGTGATTGATCactgaactattgctttaagGGTTGGAGATTTGGTCAGGAGCTCCAGCTGCAGATAAGACTTTCCACTCATCACAGGATAACTGGTTCATCGTTTAGGTCCATTCCAGCTCACAGCACATACACTGAAACGGTCCTTTCAGATGTTTGTGTGGTATACTGAGATGCTGTTGGCTTATCATTGTTTTATCTTTAAGCATAattcttaaatttgttttattaaaacgtttgtttctttgatcttgtttcattatttgtaattattttatttactttttataatAATTGTTATTTACAATTGAGTCTCACCTCAGTAGAGCAGTCCTTTCAAAACCTTCATCTTCGCCTTAATACTAATAAGACCAAATGCATTATCTTTAGTCGAAAAAAAGATGCTGCTAACCCCCCCAAGATCAGCTGTGCTAATGGCATGACTTTGGAATTTGTTCAATCTTACAAATATTTAGGCAT
Encoded here:
- the rrp7a gene encoding ribosomal RNA-processing protein 7 homolog A, producing the protein MAAPKKKHARGACVILGGFTVLSLKFQPNSVAQHQLCVKEHRVRAEKNVKRPLDRTLFVLNIPPYCSESVVKELFSQFGSVQSVELSEKPGSTEPETNSLSKYFRPAHKQCFKVGYIVFKNASSVAAAKAHPPDSPLIVSTKEKPVQTGLQKWIHEYKQLFVKPETLQEAVDEFMTKYDKKKEEEAERLQKEAEQQQEDKEGWVKVTKGSKGIKARPHSEVANKRALQKEDKKKKRKELLNFYAWQRRDTQREHIAQLRKKFEEDKQRIALLRSQRKFRPY